In the genome of Telluria beijingensis, one region contains:
- a CDS encoding phosphatidate cytidylyltransferase, translated as MLKTRIITALVLLAVLLPVLYSNHPTAFAVVASLFFGAAIWECFRLFNPGAKSAVVIAVAWTLAFAYAFFMREQGNPTFWFAIGVLLWGLRFAPTLKLGLPPLASTGNTLLSLLYAIALVACFAAIVMLFQYSALFLLSVLVIVWSADIFAYVCGKTFGKNKLAPSISPGKSWEGAIGGGIVTLLLAALTVLFGGEALANTFAVRVQASFGWAGMLAVIALIVVASVVGDLFESQLKRRAGMKDSSNLLPGHGGVLDRIDALVPVLPLAALIATRL; from the coding sequence ATGCTCAAGACCCGGATCATCACCGCGCTCGTCCTGCTGGCAGTCCTGCTGCCGGTTTTGTATTCCAACCACCCCACGGCGTTCGCGGTGGTCGCCTCGCTGTTCTTCGGGGCGGCGATCTGGGAATGCTTCCGCCTCTTCAATCCGGGCGCGAAAAGCGCGGTCGTCATCGCCGTGGCCTGGACCCTGGCCTTCGCCTATGCCTTCTTCATGCGCGAGCAGGGCAATCCGACCTTCTGGTTCGCCATCGGCGTACTGCTGTGGGGCTTGCGCTTCGCACCCACCCTCAAGCTCGGCCTGCCGCCGCTGGCCAGCACCGGCAATACCCTCCTCAGCCTGTTGTACGCGATCGCGCTGGTAGCGTGCTTTGCCGCCATCGTCATGCTGTTCCAGTATTCGGCGCTATTCCTGCTGTCGGTGCTGGTCATCGTGTGGTCGGCCGACATCTTCGCCTATGTGTGCGGCAAGACCTTCGGCAAGAACAAACTGGCGCCATCGATCTCGCCCGGCAAATCGTGGGAAGGCGCCATCGGCGGCGGCATCGTGACCCTGCTGCTGGCCGCGCTCACCGTGCTGTTCGGCGGCGAGGCGCTGGCCAACACCTTCGCGGTGCGGGTGCAGGCCAGCTTCGGCTGGGCCGGCATGCTGGCCGTGATCGCCCTCATCGTCGTCGCCAGCGTGGTCGGCGACCTGTTCGAATCCCAGCTCAAGCGCCGCGCCGGCATGAAGGACAGCAGCAACCTGCTGCCCGGCCACGGCGGCGTGCTGGACCGGATCGACGCCCTGGTGCCGGTCCTGCCGCTGGCGGCCCTGATCGCCACCCGGCTCTAG
- the uppS gene encoding polyprenyl diphosphate synthase codes for MFKSSTTAVPDTPAVPRHIAIIMDGNGRWATKRLLPRVAGHVKGVEAVRGIVEACVLRGVEYLTLFAFSSENWRRPADEVSLLMRLFVTALEREVSKMHANNIRLKVVGDLSRFDPKLQDMIANAERRTAGNSRLTVTVCANYGGRWDIMQATGKMVQANPGVTEFTEEMLAPHLAMAYAPEPDLFIRTGGEERISNFLLWQLAYAELHFTSTFWPDFTPEALDDAIASFQRRERRFGQTSAQVAKKTN; via the coding sequence ATGTTCAAAAGTTCGACCACCGCCGTTCCCGACACGCCCGCCGTGCCGCGCCATATCGCCATCATCATGGATGGCAATGGCCGTTGGGCCACTAAACGCCTGCTACCGCGCGTGGCCGGCCACGTCAAGGGCGTCGAAGCCGTGCGCGGCATCGTGGAAGCCTGCGTGCTGCGCGGCGTCGAATACCTGACCCTGTTCGCCTTCTCGTCCGAAAACTGGCGCCGCCCGGCCGACGAAGTCTCGCTCCTGATGCGCCTGTTCGTGACGGCCCTCGAGCGCGAAGTCTCGAAGATGCACGCCAATAATATTCGCCTGAAAGTCGTGGGCGACCTGAGCCGCTTCGACCCCAAGCTGCAGGACATGATCGCCAATGCCGAGCGCCGTACCGCCGGCAATTCGCGCCTGACCGTCACCGTGTGCGCCAACTATGGCGGCCGCTGGGATATCATGCAGGCAACGGGGAAGATGGTGCAGGCCAACCCCGGCGTGACCGAATTTACGGAGGAAATGCTGGCTCCGCACCTGGCGATGGCGTATGCGCCCGAACCCGACCTGTTCATCCGGACCGGCGGCGAGGAACGCATCTCGAATTTCCTGCTGTGGCAGCTGGCGTATGCCGAACTGCACTTCACGAGCACCTTCTGGCCCGATTTCACGCCCGAGGCACTGGACGACGCGATCGCCTCGTTCCAGCGGCGCGAACGGCGCTTCGGACAGACGAGTGCCCAAGTAGCGAAGAAGACCAACTGA
- the frr gene encoding ribosome recycling factor, with translation MSLADVKKNAQERMAKSIETLKADLAKVRTGRAHTGILDHVMVEYYGSPTALPMVANLTLVDARTIGVQPFEKKMAATIEKAIRDADLGLNPSSQGDMIRVPTPPLTEERRKEMVKLTKSEGEDAKIAVRNIRRDANEALKKMVKDKTASEDDERRASDEIQKLTDKAVADIDKLLAEKEKEILTV, from the coding sequence ATGTCCCTGGCTGACGTCAAAAAGAACGCGCAAGAGCGCATGGCCAAGTCCATCGAGACCCTGAAAGCCGACCTGGCCAAGGTCCGTACCGGTCGCGCCCACACCGGCATCCTCGACCACGTGATGGTCGAGTACTACGGCTCGCCGACCGCGCTGCCGATGGTGGCCAACCTGACCCTGGTCGACGCGCGCACCATCGGTGTCCAGCCGTTCGAAAAGAAAATGGCCGCGACCATCGAGAAAGCGATTCGCGATGCCGACCTGGGCCTGAACCCGTCGTCCCAGGGCGACATGATCCGCGTGCCGACCCCGCCGCTGACCGAAGAGCGCCGCAAGGAGATGGTCAAGCTGACCAAGTCCGAAGGCGAAGACGCGAAGATCGCCGTGCGCAATATCCGCCGCGATGCCAACGAAGCCCTTAAGAAAATGGTCAAAGACAAAACCGCTTCGGAAGACGACGAGCGCCGCGCCTCGGACGAGATCCAGAAGCTGACCGACAAGGCCGTGGCCGACATCGACAAGCTGCTGGCCGAGAAAGAGAAGGAAATCCTGACGGTGTAA
- the pyrH gene encoding UMP kinase, producing MTKPAYQRVLLKLSGEALMGDDPFGINRATIERMVADVAEVAKLGVQVAVVIGGGNIFRGVAPGAQGMDRATADYMGMLATVMNALALADAMRHVGITARVMSAIGIEQVVEPYVRPKALQYLEEGKVVVFAAGTGNPFFTTDTAAALRGAEISAEIVLKATKVDGVYSADPKKDPHATRYENISFDEAIAKHLQVMDATAFALCRDQKLPIKVFSIVKPGALTRVIMGEDEGTLVHV from the coding sequence ATGACAAAACCAGCCTACCAACGAGTCCTCCTGAAACTGTCTGGCGAAGCGCTGATGGGCGACGACCCGTTCGGCATCAACCGCGCCACCATCGAGCGCATGGTGGCCGACGTGGCCGAGGTGGCGAAGCTGGGCGTGCAGGTGGCGGTCGTGATTGGCGGCGGTAACATCTTCCGCGGCGTCGCCCCCGGCGCCCAGGGCATGGACCGCGCCACCGCCGACTACATGGGCATGCTGGCCACCGTCATGAACGCGCTGGCCCTGGCCGACGCCATGCGCCACGTCGGCATCACCGCCCGCGTCATGTCGGCGATCGGCATCGAGCAGGTGGTCGAGCCCTATGTGCGCCCGAAAGCCCTGCAATACCTCGAAGAAGGCAAGGTGGTCGTGTTCGCCGCCGGCACCGGCAACCCCTTCTTCACCACCGACACCGCGGCCGCCCTGCGCGGCGCCGAGATCTCGGCCGAGATCGTCCTGAAGGCGACCAAGGTCGACGGCGTGTATAGCGCCGACCCCAAGAAAGACCCGCACGCGACCCGCTACGAGAACATCTCGTTCGACGAAGCCATCGCCAAGCACCTGCAAGTGATGGACGCCACCGCCTTCGCGCTGTGCCGCGACCAGAAACTGCCGATCAAGGTGTTCTCCATCGTCAAGCCAGGCGCGCTCACCCGCGTGATCATGGGCGAAGACGAGGGTACACTGGTACACGTTTAA
- the tsf gene encoding translation elongation factor Ts has product MAAITAAMVGELRAKTDAPMMECKKALTEAEGDMGRAEEILRVKLGGKASKASARITAEGVVATYISGNVGALVEVNSETDFVAKNEEFLAMVNLAAKLVAENNPADVAALAALPHDGKTFDDVRTGLIGKIGENMTVRRFQRFETTGKLASYLHGTRIGVIVDFDGADEQVGKDLAMHIAAMKPVALSSEQVPAEMIEKERSVAELKAKEDAEKAVAEGKQPQSEEIVAKRIDGSVQKYLKEVSLLNQAFVKNDKQSIEQYLKASNTTVKAFTMYVVGEGIEKKVDDFAAEVAAQMAANKQ; this is encoded by the coding sequence ATGGCAGCGATTACTGCAGCGATGGTAGGTGAACTGCGCGCGAAGACCGATGCGCCAATGATGGAATGCAAGAAAGCACTGACCGAGGCCGAAGGCGACATGGGTCGTGCCGAAGAGATCCTGCGCGTCAAGCTGGGCGGCAAGGCATCGAAGGCATCGGCACGCATCACCGCCGAAGGCGTTGTTGCAACCTATATCTCCGGCAACGTCGGCGCGCTGGTCGAAGTCAACAGCGAAACCGACTTCGTCGCCAAGAACGAAGAATTCCTGGCCATGGTCAACCTGGCCGCCAAGCTGGTCGCCGAAAACAACCCGGCCGACGTCGCCGCCCTGGCAGCCCTGCCGCACGACGGCAAGACCTTCGACGACGTGCGTACCGGCCTGATCGGCAAGATCGGCGAGAACATGACCGTGCGTCGCTTCCAGCGCTTCGAAACCACCGGCAAGCTGGCGTCGTACCTGCACGGCACCCGTATCGGCGTGATCGTCGATTTCGACGGTGCGGACGAGCAAGTGGGCAAGGACCTGGCCATGCACATCGCTGCAATGAAGCCGGTCGCTCTGTCGTCGGAGCAAGTGCCTGCTGAAATGATCGAAAAAGAGCGTTCGGTTGCCGAACTGAAGGCCAAGGAAGACGCAGAGAAAGCCGTCGCCGAAGGCAAGCAGCCGCAATCGGAAGAAATCGTCGCCAAGCGTATCGACGGTTCGGTGCAGAAGTACCTGAAAGAAGTGTCGCTGCTGAACCAGGCGTTCGTGAAGAACGACAAGCAGTCGATCGAGCAATACCTGAAGGCATCGAACACCACCGTCAAGGCATTCACCATGTACGTGGTGGGCGAGGGCATCGAGAAGAAGGTCGACGACTTCGCAGCCGAAGTCGCAGCACAGATGGCTGCCAACAAGCAGTAA
- the rpsB gene encoding 30S ribosomal protein S2, whose amino-acid sequence MSVTMREMLEAGIHFGHQTRFWNPKMAPFIFGHRNKIHIINLEKTMAMYQDAMKTIKQISANRGTILMVGTKRQARDIIAAEAQRAGVPYVDQRWLGGMLTNFKTIKTSIKRLKDMEAQVEDGSVEKMSKKEALMFSREMEKLQKSIGGIKDLGGVPDAIFVVDVGYHKGAITEAGKLGIPVIGIVDTNHSPEGVTHVIPGNDDSSKAITLYARGVADAILEGRANATNEVVEMVKAAGDDFVEVSEQA is encoded by the coding sequence ATGTCCGTTACTATGCGTGAAATGCTGGAAGCCGGTATCCACTTCGGCCACCAGACCCGTTTCTGGAACCCAAAGATGGCGCCGTTCATCTTCGGTCATCGCAACAAGATCCACATCATCAACCTGGAAAAAACCATGGCGATGTACCAGGATGCGATGAAAACCATCAAGCAGATCTCGGCCAACCGCGGCACCATCCTGATGGTCGGCACCAAGCGCCAGGCACGCGACATCATCGCCGCTGAAGCACAGCGCGCTGGCGTGCCTTACGTCGACCAGCGCTGGCTGGGCGGCATGCTGACCAACTTCAAGACCATCAAGACCTCGATCAAGCGCCTGAAAGACATGGAAGCGCAAGTCGAAGACGGTTCGGTCGAGAAGATGTCGAAGAAAGAAGCGCTGATGTTCTCGCGCGAAATGGAAAAGCTGCAGAAGTCGATCGGCGGCATCAAGGACCTGGGCGGCGTGCCTGACGCGATCTTCGTCGTCGACGTCGGCTACCACAAGGGCGCCATCACCGAAGCCGGCAAGCTGGGCATCCCGGTCATCGGCATCGTCGACACCAACCACTCGCCAGAAGGCGTGACCCACGTGATCCCTGGTAACGACGACTCGTCGAAAGCCATCACCCTGTACGCACGCGGCGTCGCCGATGCGATCCTGGAAGGCCGTGCCAACGCCACCAACGAAGTCGTTGAAATGGTCAAGGCTGCCGGCGACGACTTCGTCGAAGTTTCCGAGCAGGCATAA
- the map gene encoding type I methionyl aminopeptidase translates to MASTPKTPEEIDGMRVACRLGSEVLDYITPFVKPGVTTGELDRLAYEYMVNVQGTTPATLNYAPPGYPPFPGSICTSLNDVICHGIPGDRVLKAGDALNIDITPITKDGYHGDNSRMFLVGEPSIMARRLSEITFECMWLGIAAVKPGKHLGDIGHAIQQHAEKAGYSVVREFCGHGVGRVFHEEPQVLHYGRPGTLEELKPGMIFTIEPMINAGRRDIKEMPDGWTIKTKDRSLSAQWEHTVLVTETGVEVLTMSAGSPPPPAIVLPLLNPGAVPTLAAA, encoded by the coding sequence ATGGCATCCACCCCCAAGACTCCCGAAGAAATCGACGGCATGCGCGTCGCCTGCCGCCTCGGCTCGGAAGTGCTCGACTATATCACCCCCTTCGTCAAGCCCGGCGTCACCACCGGCGAACTCGACCGCCTGGCCTACGAGTACATGGTCAACGTCCAGGGCACAACGCCCGCCACGCTGAACTACGCGCCGCCCGGCTACCCGCCCTTCCCCGGCTCGATCTGCACCTCGCTCAACGACGTGATCTGCCACGGCATCCCGGGCGACCGCGTGCTCAAGGCCGGCGACGCGCTGAACATCGACATCACGCCGATCACCAAGGACGGCTACCACGGCGACAACAGCCGCATGTTCCTGGTCGGCGAACCGTCGATCATGGCGCGCCGCCTGTCCGAGATCACCTTCGAGTGCATGTGGCTGGGCATCGCCGCCGTCAAGCCGGGCAAGCACCTGGGCGACATCGGCCACGCGATCCAGCAGCATGCCGAGAAGGCCGGCTACAGCGTGGTGCGCGAATTCTGCGGCCACGGCGTGGGCCGCGTGTTCCACGAAGAGCCGCAGGTGCTGCACTATGGCCGTCCGGGCACGCTCGAGGAACTCAAGCCGGGCATGATCTTCACCATCGAGCCGATGATCAATGCCGGCCGCCGCGACATCAAGGAAATGCCGGACGGCTGGACCATCAAGACGAAAGACCGCAGCCTGTCGGCGCAGTGGGAACACACGGTGCTCGTCACCGAGACCGGGGTCGAAGTGCTGACCATGTCGGCCGGCAGCCCGCCGCCGCCCGCCATCGTGCTGCCGCTGCTGAACCCGGGCGCGGTGCCGACCCTGGCCGCGGCCTGA
- a CDS encoding [protein-PII] uridylyltransferase has protein sequence MGQAALLDNARTALRQRLKAERQLVFQAFQEDGKPEKLLRSLRQVVDGVLVDAWQAAGLPPDTALVGVGGYGRGELFPYSDVDLLILLGQPADAITQARLEGLVQLLWDLGLEIGHSIRTVDECLVESGADITVQTSLLEARLVTGSTPLFEELQRRYRDALDPQAFFQAKTAEMRLRHAKYEYTAFALEPNVKESPGALRDLQVILWVAKAAGLADTFGQLATRGLITRMEARQLMEKESAFKDIRIRLHLHTKRREDRLVFDVQTAIAGTLGLTASGEGPDARRASEFLMQRYYWAAKTVTQLNTILLQNIEAQLFPQPAVAFPISNSFLQVGNLIDIAADDTFEKSPACILGIFVAMIERNEIKGMTARATRALWHARTRIDDAFRADPGNKALFLRVLQAPNGLVHALRRMNEFGILGRYLPAFRKIVGQMQHDLFHVYTVDQHIMMVVRNLRRFTMPEHAHEYPFCSQLIADFHDNWLLYVAALFHDIAKGRGGDHSKLGMEDAEQFCRGHGLSSEDTELVVFLVEQHLTMSTVAQKHDLSDPDVVRAFADVVKDERHLTALYLLTVADIRGTSPKVWNAWKAKLLEDLYKVTLRVLGGEPHTADRELRMRQKEALATLRLYGLDANAHEALWKQLDVAYFLRHDASDIAWQTRALHDKVDASKPIVRARLAPIGEGLQVAVYVQDQPDLFARICSYFDRKNFSILDAKIHTTRHGYALDSFLVADENFAGSYRDIISLIEHELCAQLLSQEALPPLARGRLSRMSRTFPITPTVELQPDERRQFHVLSIAANDRPGLLYAIASVLARYRLNLHTAKIMTLGERVEDVFLIDGAALNNPRTQVQLETDLLDALKV, from the coding sequence ATGGGACAGGCCGCCCTGCTCGACAACGCCCGCACCGCGCTGCGCCAGCGCCTGAAGGCCGAACGCCAGCTGGTGTTCCAGGCCTTCCAGGAAGACGGCAAGCCCGAGAAACTGCTGCGCAGCCTGCGCCAGGTGGTTGACGGCGTGCTGGTCGACGCCTGGCAGGCGGCCGGCCTGCCGCCCGACACTGCCCTGGTGGGCGTGGGCGGCTACGGGCGCGGCGAACTGTTCCCGTATTCCGACGTCGACCTCCTGATCCTGCTGGGACAGCCGGCCGACGCCATCACCCAGGCCCGCCTCGAAGGCCTGGTCCAGTTGCTGTGGGACCTGGGCCTGGAGATCGGCCACAGCATCCGCACCGTGGACGAATGCCTGGTCGAATCCGGCGCCGACATCACGGTGCAAACCAGCCTGCTGGAGGCGCGGCTGGTCACCGGCAGCACGCCGCTGTTCGAGGAATTGCAGCGGCGCTACCGCGACGCCCTCGATCCGCAAGCCTTCTTCCAGGCCAAGACCGCCGAGATGCGGCTGCGCCACGCCAAGTACGAGTACACCGCCTTCGCGCTCGAGCCGAACGTCAAGGAAAGCCCGGGCGCGCTGCGCGACCTGCAGGTGATCCTGTGGGTGGCCAAGGCGGCCGGCCTGGCCGACACCTTCGGCCAGCTCGCCACCCGCGGCCTGATCACGCGCATGGAAGCGCGCCAGCTGATGGAAAAGGAAAGCGCCTTCAAGGACATCCGCATCCGGCTGCACCTGCATACCAAGCGGCGCGAAGACCGGCTGGTGTTCGACGTCCAGACCGCGATCGCCGGCACCCTGGGATTGACCGCCAGCGGCGAAGGCCCGGACGCGCGCCGCGCCAGCGAATTCCTGATGCAGCGCTACTACTGGGCGGCCAAGACGGTGACCCAGTTGAACACGATTTTGCTGCAGAATATCGAGGCCCAGTTGTTCCCGCAGCCGGCGGTGGCGTTCCCGATCAGCAATTCCTTCCTGCAGGTGGGTAACCTGATCGACATCGCGGCCGACGACACCTTCGAGAAGTCGCCCGCCTGCATCCTCGGCATCTTCGTCGCGATGATCGAGCGTAACGAGATCAAGGGCATGACGGCGCGCGCCACCCGCGCGCTATGGCATGCGCGCACCCGCATCGACGACGCCTTCCGCGCCGATCCGGGCAACAAGGCACTGTTCCTGCGCGTGCTGCAGGCGCCGAACGGCCTGGTGCATGCGCTGCGCCGCATGAACGAATTCGGCATCCTGGGCCGCTACCTGCCGGCCTTCCGCAAGATCGTCGGCCAGATGCAGCACGACCTGTTCCACGTGTACACCGTGGACCAGCACATCATGATGGTAGTGCGTAACCTGCGCCGCTTCACGATGCCGGAACATGCCCACGAATACCCGTTCTGCAGCCAGCTGATCGCCGACTTCCACGACAACTGGCTGCTGTACGTGGCCGCCCTGTTCCACGACATCGCCAAGGGCCGCGGCGGCGACCATTCCAAGCTCGGCATGGAAGACGCCGAGCAGTTCTGTCGCGGCCACGGCCTGTCCAGCGAGGACACCGAGCTGGTGGTATTCCTGGTCGAGCAGCACCTGACCATGTCCACCGTGGCCCAGAAGCACGACCTGTCCGATCCCGACGTGGTGCGCGCCTTCGCCGACGTGGTCAAGGATGAGCGGCACCTGACCGCCCTGTACCTGCTCACGGTGGCCGACATCCGCGGCACCAGTCCCAAGGTGTGGAATGCCTGGAAGGCCAAGCTGCTGGAAGACCTGTACAAGGTGACACTGCGCGTGCTGGGGGGCGAGCCGCACACGGCCGACCGCGAGCTGCGCATGCGCCAGAAAGAGGCGCTGGCCACGCTGCGCCTGTACGGCCTCGACGCCAACGCCCACGAGGCGCTGTGGAAGCAGCTCGACGTCGCCTATTTCCTGCGCCACGACGCCTCCGACATCGCCTGGCAGACGCGCGCCCTGCACGACAAGGTCGACGCCAGCAAACCCATCGTGCGCGCGCGCCTGGCGCCGATCGGCGAAGGCCTGCAGGTGGCGGTCTATGTGCAGGACCAGCCCGACCTGTTCGCGCGCATCTGCAGCTACTTCGACCGCAAGAACTTCAGCATCCTCGACGCCAAGATCCACACCACGCGCCACGGCTATGCGCTGGACAGCTTCCTGGTCGCGGACGAGAACTTCGCCGGCAGCTACCGCGACATCATCAGCCTGATCGAGCACGAGCTGTGCGCGCAGTTGCTGTCGCAGGAAGCGCTGCCGCCGCTGGCGCGCGGCCGCCTGTCGCGCATGTCGCGCACCTTCCCGATCACCCCGACCGTCGAACTGCAGCCGGACGAACGGCGCCAGTTCCACGTGCTGTCGATCGCGGCCAACGACCGTCCCGGCCTGCTGTACGCGATCGCCAGCGTGCTGGCGCGATACCGCCTGAACCTGCACACGGCCAAGATCATGACCCTGGGCGAGCGCGTCGAGGACGTGTTTTTGATCGACGGCGCCGCCCTGAACAACCCGCGCACGCAAGTGCAGCTCGAGACCGACCTGCTCGACGCGCTCAAAGTGTGA
- a CDS encoding pseudouridine synthase, whose translation MTEPLRLSKRMSELGLCSRREADEWIARGWVRVDGKVVSELGSKVLPTQRITVERQAAAEQSKRVTILINKPVGYVSGQAEDGYTPAVALIKPENRWAEDASREQFHPTQLRSLVPCGRLDIDSVGLLVLSQDGRIAKHLIGETTSVDKEYLVRVQYTKPGKLPDADLKKLNHGLWMDGKPLLPAKVRWQNEDQLSFTLREGKKRQIRRMCDMVGLKVIGLKRVRIGKVKLGNLPEGQWRYLTPDEQF comes from the coding sequence ATGACCGAACCGCTCCGCCTCTCCAAACGTATGTCCGAACTCGGCCTGTGCTCGCGCCGCGAAGCCGATGAATGGATCGCCCGCGGCTGGGTGCGGGTGGACGGCAAGGTCGTCTCGGAACTGGGCAGCAAGGTGCTGCCGACCCAGCGCATCACGGTCGAGCGCCAGGCCGCGGCCGAGCAATCCAAGCGCGTGACCATCCTGATCAACAAACCGGTCGGCTACGTCAGCGGCCAGGCCGAGGATGGCTATACGCCGGCCGTGGCCCTCATCAAACCCGAGAACCGCTGGGCGGAAGACGCTTCGCGCGAACAGTTCCATCCGACCCAGTTGCGCAGCCTGGTGCCGTGCGGACGGCTGGACATCGATTCGGTGGGCCTGCTCGTGCTGTCGCAGGATGGCCGCATCGCCAAGCACCTGATCGGCGAGACGACGTCGGTCGACAAGGAATATCTGGTGCGGGTGCAGTACACCAAACCGGGCAAGCTGCCCGATGCCGACCTGAAGAAGCTCAACCACGGCCTGTGGATGGACGGTAAACCGCTGCTGCCGGCCAAGGTGCGCTGGCAGAACGAGGACCAGCTCAGCTTTACCCTGCGCGAGGGCAAGAAGCGCCAGATCCGGCGCATGTGCGATATGGTGGGCCTGAAAGTGATCGGCCTGAAGCGCGTGCGGATCGGCAAGGTCAAGCTGGGCAACCTGCCCGAGGGCCAGTGGCGCTACCTGACCCCGGACGAACAGTTCTAA
- a CDS encoding aldo/keto reductase, which produces MTQRYQPITRLGLGGTGLGDMYHPTSDEAGQATVDAAWDAGIRYFDTAPHYGAGLSEHRFGQALRRRPRNDYTLSSKVGRLLAPSASPEIAAPFVGGLPFRRITDYTADGARRSIEDSLQRMALSHIDIVYVHDLSPDRFSQAEYEHYYAIAAGRGGAFEGLMKLRDEGTIKAWGLGVNTVDPCLRALRDADPDIFLLAGRYTLMETTPLDELFPLCEQRGAKVVLGGPFNSGFLAGGPNYDYGPADADKIARRERLRQVAARHGVDLPAAALQFGLAHPVVAATIPGASSVAHLQRNAALMDVVIPAAFWEELKAEGLLAREAPVGAGAS; this is translated from the coding sequence ATGACGCAGCGCTACCAACCCATCACCCGTCTCGGCCTGGGCGGCACCGGCCTGGGCGATATGTACCACCCGACGAGCGACGAGGCGGGCCAGGCCACCGTCGATGCGGCCTGGGATGCCGGCATCCGCTATTTCGACACTGCCCCGCACTATGGCGCCGGCCTGTCCGAGCACCGCTTCGGCCAAGCGCTGCGGCGCCGTCCGCGCAATGACTACACGCTGTCGTCCAAGGTCGGCCGCCTGCTGGCGCCGAGCGCATCGCCCGAGATCGCGGCGCCGTTCGTCGGTGGCCTGCCGTTCCGGCGCATCACTGACTACACGGCCGACGGCGCGCGCCGCTCGATCGAGGACAGCCTGCAGCGCATGGCGCTGTCGCACATCGACATCGTGTACGTGCACGACCTGTCGCCCGATCGCTTCAGCCAGGCCGAGTACGAGCACTACTATGCGATCGCGGCCGGCCGCGGCGGCGCCTTCGAAGGTTTGATGAAACTGCGCGACGAGGGCACGATCAAGGCTTGGGGGCTGGGCGTGAACACGGTCGACCCCTGCCTGCGCGCGTTGCGCGACGCCGACCCCGACATCTTCCTTCTGGCTGGGCGCTATACGCTGATGGAGACTACGCCGCTGGACGAACTGTTCCCGCTATGCGAGCAGCGCGGCGCCAAGGTGGTGCTGGGCGGGCCGTTCAATTCGGGCTTCCTGGCCGGCGGGCCCAATTACGACTACGGCCCGGCCGATGCCGACAAGATCGCCCGGCGCGAACGCCTGCGCCAGGTGGCGGCGCGCCATGGCGTCGACCTGCCGGCGGCGGCGCTGCAGTTCGGTCTCGCGCATCCGGTGGTGGCGGCGACGATTCCGGGCGCCAGCAGCGTGGCGCATCTGCAGCGCAATGCGGCGCTGATGGATGTCGTGATTCCGGCGGCGTTCTGGGAAGAGTTGAAGGCCGAGGGATTGTTGGCCCGGGAGGCGCCAGTGGGAGCCGGCGCCAGTTAG